AATCTCAAATATCTTTTTCTCTACCAGACCGTTCAGAATGGAAGGCGACACATTGGCGCGTTGCAACAGTTCTTTCTTGGAGACTTCTTTCGGGACTTCATTTCCCAGAATCCCCGAACATTCCACATATTTCATCAACAATGCCAACTGCTTCGGAGCACGCGACAGGATATCAAACAGTATATGCAGCCGTTTTTCATCCGCCGAACCCGCAAGCCGCACCCGCGCCTCCGTCTTGGGTTTATAAGTACGCCTCAACTCCTCCTTTACAAAAATCGCTTCTTTATCGAGCAGCGACTTGATGACAGTCAGAATATTTTTTATCCCGCTCTCCTTCTCCAGCTTAGTGACACACTGCTGTGCATCCACGGCAAGCAAATCCAGAATGCGCTGTTCACGTTCCGGCAATGGTGCATCCGCTTCAAAATCGGGATTATACTCTACAATCGTTTCGCTTTCGAGTTTCAATCCCGAAGGCAGCGCCGCCTTATAAACATCCCCTTGCGTACAGAGATAATAATCGGCTATCCACTCCCAAAACTTGAATTGAACAGGCAATAATATAGGAGAAGCATCCAGCAATGCAGATATGTCCTTCACCTCATACTCCGTCGGAGCACAATAATGAACATTAAGAACGATAGCCGTATAGAACTTCTTCCGTCCGAAAGGAACTACCACGCGGCAACCGATCTTCACTTCTTCCGCACACTCATCCGGCAAAGAGTAAGTAAAGCTCTTTGGAAGCGGAAGCGGTAATATGACATCTACATACTTTTTCATTGCAGGCACAAAGATATAAAAAAAGAGGCTTCCGACAGTCGAAAGCCTCTTGTTCTACTATGTTAAAGTAAATTATCCGCTAAAAAATATAAGCAACAGATACCTGCCAAGTCTTGGTTTTATAGGAACCGCCGCCGTCAATATCAGCAGTGTCGCCCAATGGGATATTATAATTAGCTCCCACCTGCAAATGGTTCAGCAACTTCAGACCGGCACCTACATTGATACCTACTTCCGCCTTCTTCTTGTCGATTCCGGTTTTCTTTTCAAAGTCGAAATAAAAATCAGGACCGGCAGCCAGATAAATACCGGCCAGGCTACCCAAGCCGATGTTATACTTCAAGTTAACCGGGATATCAATACCGTTCTGCTTCACAGTAACATCCGCGTCGGCATCAGAAACCTTGATACCTCTTTGGGCAAAAAGCAACGCAGCATCTACCCCCAACCCTACGATTGGAATATTAAACTCAGCCATTGGGCCAATAAAGAAGCCGGTAAAATTATCCTTCTTAAAGTTTTCTTTCACATTAGAGAAGCTCGCTTTTGACAAGTTCAAACCTCCCTTTACACCAAAATGTATTTGAGCCTGAGCAGGCATTGCCATACCAATACATACAGCAATCAATAAAGCACCAAAAATCTTTTTCATAAATTTACGTGTTTATAATTCGGGACAAAGATATATAATTAGAATAAATAAACACAATTTATCGGTTTTTTGTTCGCTCAAAGTCGCTATTGTTCATCCACTCCTATTCCCGCGCCTTCTCTGATAGTTTAATTTCATTTCCGGATTCTCATACAGAATCTTTTGAACCAACAGGCACGACAGGCGGTTTGCGCCAATTTAGGAAGATAATGATAACAACAGACATCCACGCCATGCATTTATATATAACACATCTCTAACTGATATGTTGATATACAGCCATTCACGTGGAGTATCTGTTGTATCATCTCTCTCCTAAATAGAAACTGCTAGATTTCAGAAGTGAGAGATAATACACTTTTACTCCATTAGGAAATAAAAACGCCTTCTGCCAATTTCATCACGCTGATGAGCAGAAAGCGTATGACAAAGATATATCTTTTTTTGAAATGCAGCAGAAATACAGGAATAAATACAGGAAGTTCTGTATTATCCGACTACTCTCTTCCATATAAAAAAACGAAAATCCTCTTTCAACCTATCACCTACTTTGCCAATCCCTTTATTCATCATGCTTTCAGAACGGTGATAGGTTGTTTGCAACCTATCACCTCATCTATCACCTATCACCTGCTAATTTGGATAAAATCTACTGTAAACGAAAGCGGTAACTAGGGGCAATTTCTGTTTCCCGATGAGGAACAAAGTGCTTCAAGGCATGAAACGATTGGTTTCAAGGCTCTGAAACTTTAGTTTCAAGCGTTTGAAACTAAAGTTGCGCCGCAGGAAACAAGTGGTTAGATTATATATTGGCTAATAAGGAAGGAGAGGCGTACTTCTGCAAATTTGGTGGTAATTTAGCAAGTCGGTAGTATCTCCATTCCCCTCCTTTCGGGAAGGAGGGGTGGCTGAAAGCCGGGGTGGTAGGTGGACACACAATGCTGATAATAACCGACTTACGCATTCACCTACCACCTCCCCCTACGGGGACTCCTCCTTCCCGAAGGAGGAGAATGGAGTTACTACCGACTTTTAGATAGCCTCTTGCTATTATGAGAACAAATCATTTAATGCTTCACTCATACTGGGGTGAGTAAAGATGAAATCACGCAGAAAAGTATAATCCTGCCCTGTCTTCATGGCGACAGCAACCGTGTTGATTACCTCACCGGAATCGGGGGCAAACAATACACAGCCTAATATTTTTCCCGTATTCTTATCAATGATAGCTTTCAACAGGCCGTCCGTTTCTCCCAATGTCTTGGCTCTCGGTATTGCCATAACGGGTAACTTCTTCACAATAATATCCCG
The nucleotide sequence above comes from Bacteroides caccae. Encoded proteins:
- a CDS encoding porin family protein translates to MKKIFGALLIAVCIGMAMPAQAQIHFGVKGGLNLSKASFSNVKENFKKDNFTGFFIGPMAEFNIPIVGLGVDAALLFAQRGIKVSDADADVTVKQNGIDIPVNLKYNIGLGSLAGIYLAAGPDFYFDFEKKTGIDKKKAEVGINVGAGLKLLNHLQVGANYNIPLGDTADIDGGGSYKTKTWQVSVAYIF